The following coding sequences are from one Oncorhynchus keta strain PuntledgeMale-10-30-2019 unplaced genomic scaffold, Oket_V2 Un_contig_24509_pilon_pilon, whole genome shotgun sequence window:
- the lins1 gene encoding protein Lines homolog 1 encodes MNEQFHVLNDAYRSLLSRTSPSKMSSHELASSMFTCVCELTLDASDGYHSQHQDQSRDLLTSSKYSPNPNGTELACLVLTLVEKISSKLTSQQLSQETNLYFKDVSTVLFQHMDFMSKLVHLACCKDRLLSHLAAKSVSSYVIFELRCFNTVNQIWEWKCLQVLQKPCSGNELDACTWSLTTVLKAVLKETSEYKPGTVEKLLATFDTALTAAYSQLVPVESLGHGNSASYPSSNTADWATTLTNLLDLLEVLTAARFKLSTTSVCFTSSRLSLVQASALLRIVDSHVHYFVKKQVLLLLKRILLQKAGEDMGFGEASSLTHGDDHMTSDILTLADDVLQAVHTDWLQCVPVESAAIFFGGTDQSCGGSSDAFDHVMLRAVSLVVLKSLEYKIQSAGGKGVCNTIGIHGYLSALLLFLRQRGVQLKQGSHPCCWVSLVFEEQDDDMMEAAKALLLLYLHHRVSSDLEADAVCVVGGNPHCHFLFLLRNISFDHSILLDFLISTETCFLEYFVRYLKHLRDDWEGFRTVCQKIDGSDRCKLSWKISQKDYQLLDNLREELQQSLCASRGSVSTSSHSGGSVTIMDPDPASCLQPSLCLPSGSATALASTPPLRLVDYGSSEESGTEDGDLPSGLTQDRLHSDSVVHTHNSHSFDRTVMCLTELRVVVTRLQRRSLFPYNATSLLKLLTQIEAKRCCPQC; translated from the exons ATGAATGAACAATTTCATGTCCTAAATGATGCTTACAGAAGTTTATTGTCGAGAACATCACCCAGCAAAATGAGTAGCCATGAGTTGGCATCCTCCATGTTCACATGTGTATGTGAACTGACTCTTGATGCCAGTGATGGTTATCATTCTCAGCATCAGGACCAGTCCAGAGATCTCCTAACGTCCTCCAAATATTCTCCAAACCCAAATGGAACTGAACTGGCTTGTCTTGTGTTGACTCTGGTGGAGAAAATAAGCTCCAAGCTGACATCTCAACAACTGTCTCAAGAAACCAACCTTTACTTCAAAGATGTTTCTACAGTATTATTCCAGCATATGGATTTTATGTCCAAACTT GTTCACCTTGCCTGCTGCAAGGACAGGTTGCTGTCTCATCTAGCTGCAAAGAGTGTATCCTCCTATGTTATTTTTGAGCTGCGTTGCTTT aatacagtcaACCAGATTTGGGAATGGAAGTGCTTGCAAGTGCTCCAGAAACCTTGCTCTGGCAACGAACTGGATGCATGCACATGGTCGCTTACCACTGTCCTGAAAGCAGTTCTAAAAGAAACATCAGAATATAAACCTG GGACTGTGGAGAAACTTCTTGCCACATTCGACACAGCTCTCACTGCTGCTTACTCCCAGCTTGTCCCTGTAGAGAGTCTGGGCCATGGGAACTCTGCGTCATACCCCAGTAGTAACACGGCAGACTGGGCTACAACTCTGACTAACCTCCTAGACTTACTGGAAGTGCTCACTGCAGCCAGGTTCAAACTAAGCACCACCAGTGTCTGTTTCACCAGCTCAAGGCTCTCCCTCGTACAGGCATCGGCGCTACTGCGGATAGTCGACTCTCATGTCCACTACTTTGTGAAGAAGCAAGTGCTTCTGCTTTTAAAGAGGATTCTCCTTCAGAAGGCAGGCGAGGACATGGGTTTTGGCGAGGCGTCCTCCCTAACGCATGGAGATGATCACATGACCAGTGACATTCTTACACTAGCTGATGATGTGTTGCAGGCAGTGCACACTGATTGGTTACAGTGTGTTCCAGTGGAGTCGGCGGCCATTTTCTTTGGAGGGACAGACCAATCGTGTGGCGGGAGCAGTGATGCATTCGATCATGTGATGCTGAGGGCTGTTAGTCTAGTTGTGCTCAAGTCACTGGAATACAAAATCCAATCCGCTGGTGGGAAAG GTGTATGTAATACCATAGGCATCCATGGCTATTTAAGTGCGTTGCTGCTGTTCCTGAGGCAGCGTGGGGTCCAGCTGAAGCAGGGATCTCACCCCTGCTGCTGGGTGTCCTTGGTGTTTGAAGAGCAGGACGACGACATGATGGAAGCAGCAAAGGCTTTACTCCTACTATACCTCCATCACAG AGTGTCCTCTGACCTGGAAGCtgatgctgtgtgtgttgtcGGCGGCAACCCCCACTGtcactttctcttcctcctccgcAACATCTCCTTCGACCACAGCATTCTCCTCGATTTCCTCATCTCAACGGAAACCTGCTTCCTCGAGTACTTTGTCCGTTACCTAAAACACCTCCGGGACGACTGGGAAGGCTTCCGAACGGTCTGTCAGAAGATAGATGGGTCGGACCGGTGTAAACTGAGCTGGAAGATTAGCCAGAAAGACTATCAACTGTTGGACAACCTGAGAGAGGAACTCCAGCAGTCGTTGTGTGCCTCTCGTGGAAGCGTGTCTACTTCCAGCCATTCTGGAGGATCAGTTACCATCATGGACCCAGATCCAGCTTCCTGTCTGCAGCCCAGCTTGTGTCTGCCTTCAGGGAGTGCAACTGCCCTggcctctactccccctctccgtCTGGTGGACTACGGCAGCTCAGAGGAGTCTGGGACTGAGGACGGTGACCTCCCATCAGGCCTTACACAGGATAGGCTACACAGCGACTCTGTGGTTCACACACACAACAGCCACTCTTTTGATAGGACTGTTATGTGTCTGACAGAGCTCAGAGTGGTGGTGACTAGACTGCAGAGGAGGAGTCTGTTCCCTTACAATGCCACCTCGCTCTTGAAACTGCTGACACAGATTGAAGCGAAGAGATGTTGTCCACAGTGTTGA